In Rhodovulum sulfidophilum DSM 1374, the following are encoded in one genomic region:
- a CDS encoding zinc-dependent alcohol dehydrogenase family protein encodes MRAAVLTGWRKPLEVSKVDDPDCPRDGVVLKVLACGICRSDWHSWTGADPDVALPLIPGHEYCGVVEEVGPAVTRWQVGDRVIAPFILACGHCSDCASGHQTICAHQLLPGFTQAGAFAELIAVPFADANLTSLPETMEPALAAALGCRVTSAWQALTGRAELRPGEWLAVFGGGGVGISALLLGRALGARVAVVDVVPDKLDFARALGADATIDARQGDAAEAIREITGGGAHVALEALGIPETTIGAMTSLRKLGRMVQVGMPTGKNASMELPMDTVYARQLAVFGTRGMATWRYPSLLSLIDGGHVDLTPLIGRHVKLTEASAELAAFDAPAPPGVAVITNFLA; translated from the coding sequence ATGCGGGCCGCGGTCCTCACCGGATGGCGCAAGCCGCTCGAAGTCTCCAAGGTCGATGACCCCGACTGCCCGCGGGACGGGGTGGTGCTGAAGGTGCTGGCCTGCGGCATCTGTCGCTCGGACTGGCATTCCTGGACCGGGGCCGATCCGGATGTGGCGCTGCCCTTGATCCCGGGGCATGAATATTGCGGCGTGGTCGAGGAGGTCGGTCCGGCGGTGACGCGCTGGCAGGTCGGAGACCGGGTGATCGCGCCCTTCATCCTGGCCTGCGGCCATTGTTCCGACTGCGCCTCGGGTCATCAGACCATCTGTGCCCATCAGCTTCTGCCGGGTTTCACCCAGGCCGGTGCCTTCGCCGAGCTGATCGCGGTGCCTTTTGCCGATGCCAATCTGACATCGCTGCCCGAGACCATGGAGCCTGCGCTTGCCGCCGCGCTCGGTTGCCGGGTGACGAGCGCCTGGCAGGCGCTGACCGGCCGCGCCGAGCTTCGGCCCGGCGAATGGCTTGCCGTCTTCGGCGGCGGTGGCGTCGGGATCTCGGCGCTGCTGCTTGGCCGGGCGCTGGGGGCGCGGGTGGCGGTGGTCGATGTGGTGCCCGACAAGCTTGATTTTGCCCGCGCGCTTGGCGCCGATGCCACCATCGATGCGCGCCAGGGCGATGCGGCCGAGGCGATCCGCGAGATCACCGGCGGCGGCGCCCATGTCGCGCTCGAGGCACTGGGCATTCCCGAAACCACCATCGGCGCGATGACATCGCTGCGCAAGCTTGGCCGGATGGTGCAAGTGGGCATGCCGACCGGCAAGAACGCGTCGATGGAGCTGCCCATGGACACGGTCTATGCGCGCCAGCTTGCCGTTTTCGGAACCCGCGGCATGGCGACCTGGCGGTATCCGTCGCTCTTGTCGCTGATCGATGGCGGGCATGTCGATCTGACGCCGCTGATCGGCCGCCATGTCAAGCTGACCGAGGCCAGTGCCGAACTGGCCGCCTTCGACGCGCCCGCACCGCCCGGGGTCGCGGTCATCACCAATTTTCTCGCCTGA
- a CDS encoding PA0069 family radical SAM protein, which translates to MFQSFGMTRPHASSTSSPAASPTAAVASAPPTPGRAAGGNPANRYDRLTVVPEDDGWDPGEAPPPLRTETRIERPRTAITRNSSPDLPFDRSVNPYRGCEHGCIYCFARPSHAWLGLSPGLDFESRLIARPEAPRLLAEELSRRGYRPATLAIGTNTDPYQPIERTHRVMRGLLEVLRDFRHPVAVVTKGALIERDLDLLAELAELELVRVGISVTTLDRDLSRRLEPRAPAPERRLQTIERLAAAGVPVRAMVAPVIPGLTDPELEAILTRACDAGAVAASWIMLRLPLEVEPLFRDWLAENCPDRAERVMARLCEIHGGKAYRSGWGHRMRGTGPHADMIAQRFRLATARLGLAVTQPGLSTELFRVPPRAGDQLSLF; encoded by the coding sequence ATGTTCCAATCATTCGGCATGACCCGTCCCCATGCCTCTTCGACCTCTTCTCCGGCGGCCTCCCCGACTGCCGCTGTCGCATCAGCACCCCCGACGCCGGGGCGCGCGGCCGGCGGCAACCCGGCCAACCGCTACGACCGGCTGACAGTGGTGCCCGAGGATGACGGCTGGGACCCGGGCGAGGCGCCGCCGCCGCTCAGGACCGAGACCCGGATCGAACGGCCGCGCACGGCGATCACCCGCAACAGCTCGCCCGATTTGCCCTTCGACCGGTCGGTGAACCCCTATCGCGGCTGCGAGCATGGCTGCATCTACTGCTTTGCCCGGCCGAGCCATGCCTGGCTGGGCCTGTCGCCGGGGCTCGACTTCGAATCGCGGCTGATCGCCCGGCCCGAGGCGCCGCGGCTGCTGGCCGAGGAGCTTTCGCGCCGGGGCTACCGGCCCGCGACCCTGGCGATCGGCACCAATACCGATCCCTATCAGCCGATCGAGCGGACCCATCGGGTGATGCGCGGGCTGCTGGAGGTGCTGCGTGATTTCCGCCATCCGGTGGCGGTGGTGACCAAGGGCGCGCTGATCGAGCGCGATCTCGACCTGCTCGCGGAACTGGCCGAGCTGGAGCTGGTGCGGGTCGGCATTTCGGTGACGACGCTCGACCGCGATCTCTCGCGCCGGCTGGAGCCGCGCGCGCCCGCGCCCGAACGGCGGCTGCAGACCATCGAACGGCTTGCGGCGGCGGGGGTGCCGGTGCGGGCGATGGTGGCGCCGGTGATCCCGGGCCTGACCGATCCCGAGCTCGAGGCGATCCTGACCCGGGCCTGCGATGCCGGGGCCGTGGCTGCAAGCTGGATCATGCTGCGCCTGCCGCTCGAGGTGGAGCCGCTGTTTCGCGACTGGCTGGCCGAGAATTGTCCCGACCGCGCCGAGCGGGTGATGGCCCGGCTCTGCGAGATCCATGGCGGCAAGGCCTACAGGTCCGGCTGGGGCCACCGGATGCGCGGCACGGGGCCCCATGCCGACATGATCGCACAGCGGTTCCGGCTGGCCACGGCCCGGCTCGGGCTGGCTGTGACGCAGCCCGGCCTGTCGACCGAGCTTTTCCGTGTGCCGCCGCGGGCAGGCGACCAGCTTTCGCTGTTCTGA
- the purQ gene encoding phosphoribosylformylglycinamidine synthase subunit PurQ — protein sequence MKAAVLVFPGSNCDRDLAVAFRNAGAEVSMVWHKESSLPEGVDVVGIPGGFSFGDYLRCGAIAARSPITRAVIEHAARGGYALGICNGFQVLTETGVLPGALMRNAGLKFVCRPVPLTVGTADSAFTSGYARGQRIEIPVAHHDGNYVADADLVARLKDEDRIAFSYAEPVNGATADIAGILSENRRVLGLMPHPERAAEPAHGGTDGAALFRSLLGALVPA from the coding sequence ATGAAAGCCGCCGTTCTCGTCTTCCCCGGGTCGAACTGCGATCGCGACCTTGCCGTGGCCTTCCGCAATGCCGGGGCCGAGGTCAGCATGGTCTGGCACAAGGAGAGCAGCCTGCCCGAGGGCGTCGATGTCGTCGGCATTCCGGGCGGCTTCTCCTTCGGCGATTACCTGCGCTGCGGCGCCATCGCGGCGCGTTCGCCGATCACCCGCGCGGTGATCGAGCATGCCGCGCGCGGCGGGTACGCGCTGGGGATCTGCAACGGCTTTCAGGTCCTGACCGAGACCGGCGTGCTGCCCGGGGCGCTGATGCGCAATGCCGGGCTCAAATTCGTCTGCCGTCCGGTGCCGCTGACGGTCGGGACCGCCGACAGCGCCTTTACCTCGGGCTATGCCCGGGGCCAGCGGATCGAGATCCCGGTCGCGCATCACGACGGCAACTATGTCGCCGATGCCGATCTGGTGGCGCGGCTGAAGGACGAGGACCGCATCGCCTTCAGCTATGCCGAGCCGGTCAATGGCGCCACCGCCGACATCGCCGGGATCCTGTCGGAAAACCGGCGTGTGCTGGGGCTGATGCCGCATCCCGAACGGGCAGCCGAACCCGCCCATGGCGGCACCGACGGGGCGGCGCTTTTCCGCTCGCTCCTCGGGGCGCTTGTCCCGGCGTGA
- a CDS encoding DUF1476 domain-containing protein has protein sequence MTTFDDRELAFENKFAHDSELQFKAEARRNKLLGLWAAELMGLSEEASLDYAKQVVKADFEEAGDEDVFRKVSGDLGDRTDEPTLRAKMAELMAVAKAQIMSES, from the coding sequence ATGACCACGTTCGACGATCGCGAACTCGCTTTCGAAAACAAGTTCGCCCATGATTCGGAACTGCAGTTCAAGGCCGAAGCGCGTCGCAACAAGCTTCTCGGCCTCTGGGCCGCCGAGCTCATGGGCCTGAGCGAGGAGGCCTCGCTCGACTATGCCAAGCAGGTGGTGAAGGCCGATTTCGAGGAAGCGGGCGACGAGGATGTCTTCCGCAAGGTTTCGGGCGATCTCGGCGACCGGACCGACGAGCCGACGCTGCGCGCCAAGATGGCCGAGCTGATGGCCGTCGCCAAGGCCCAGATCATGAGCGAATCCTGA
- the purC gene encoding phosphoribosylaminoimidazolesuccinocarboxamide synthase produces the protein MARRKKIYEGKAKVLYEGPEPGTLVQYFKDDATAFNAEKHDVIEGKGVLNNRLSEFFMSGLNAIGVPTHFIKRINMREQLIRQVEIIPLEVVVRNVAAGSMSKRLGIEEGTQLPRPIIEFYYKDDALGDPLVTEEHVIAFGWASQQDLDDMVALALRVNDFLSGIMVAVGIKLVDFKIEIGRIWDGDFMRLVVADEISPDSCRLWDVKTGQHLDKDVFRRDLGSLTDAYTEVAKRLGVLPTNVTHASKPTLIN, from the coding sequence ATGGCACGTCGGAAGAAGATCTACGAAGGCAAGGCGAAGGTTCTCTACGAAGGCCCCGAGCCGGGGACGCTGGTGCAGTATTTCAAGGATGACGCCACCGCCTTCAACGCCGAGAAGCATGACGTGATCGAGGGCAAGGGCGTGCTGAACAACCGCCTGTCCGAGTTCTTCATGTCGGGGCTGAACGCGATCGGGGTGCCGACCCATTTCATCAAGCGCATCAACATGCGCGAGCAGCTGATCCGTCAGGTCGAGATCATTCCGCTGGAAGTGGTGGTGCGCAACGTCGCCGCCGGGTCGATGTCCAAGCGGCTCGGGATCGAGGAGGGCACCCAGCTTCCGCGCCCGATCATCGAATTCTACTACAAGGACGATGCGCTGGGCGATCCGCTGGTCACCGAAGAGCATGTCATCGCCTTCGGCTGGGCCAGCCAGCAGGATCTCGACGACATGGTGGCGCTGGCGCTCAGGGTGAACGACTTCCTGTCGGGGATCATGGTCGCGGTCGGCATCAAGCTGGTCGATTTCAAGATCGAGATCGGCCGGATCTGGGATGGCGACTTCATGCGTCTGGTGGTCGCCGACGAGATCAGTCCCGACAGCTGCCGGCTCTGGGACGTCAAGACCGGCCAGCATCTCGACAAGGACGTGTTCCGCCGCGATCTGGGCTCGCTGACCGATGCCTATACCGAGGTGGCCAAGCGCCTGGGCGTGCTGCCGACGAATGTCACCCATGCGAGCAAGCCGACCCTGATCAATTGA
- the bmt gene encoding betaine--homocysteine S-methyltransferase — protein sequence MTDALSRLLAERDWLMADGATGTTLFNMGLGSGDAPEFWNADHPDRIRALYRGAVEAGSDIFLTNSFGGNAARLRLHNAQGRVGELNRLAAELGREIADAADRPVVVAGSVGPTGDIMEPMGPLSYARAVEIFHEQADALKAGGADLLWVETISATEEFRAAGEAARLAGMPWCGTMSFDTAGRTMMGVTSSGLADLVEKLPCPPLAFGANCGVGASDLLRTVLGFAASGSERPVIAKGNAGIPRYVDGHIHYDGTPELMADYAVLARDCGATIIGGCCGTTPEHLKAMRAALETRPRGARPSLDEITERLGGFSSASDGTGEGESPARAPRRRRRS from the coding sequence ATGACCGATGCCCTTTCCCGTCTGCTCGCCGAGCGCGACTGGCTGATGGCCGACGGCGCGACCGGAACCACCCTGTTCAACATGGGGCTCGGCTCCGGCGATGCTCCCGAATTCTGGAATGCCGATCACCCCGACAGGATCCGCGCGCTGTATCGCGGCGCGGTCGAGGCCGGCTCGGACATCTTCCTGACCAACAGCTTCGGCGGCAATGCCGCGCGGCTGCGCCTGCACAATGCCCAGGGCCGGGTCGGCGAGCTGAACCGGCTGGCGGCCGAACTCGGCCGCGAGATCGCCGATGCCGCCGACCGCCCGGTGGTGGTGGCGGGCTCGGTCGGACCGACCGGCGACATCATGGAACCGATGGGGCCGCTTTCCTATGCCCGCGCGGTCGAGATCTTCCATGAACAGGCCGACGCCCTGAAGGCGGGCGGCGCCGATCTGCTCTGGGTCGAGACGATCAGCGCGACCGAGGAATTCCGCGCCGCGGGAGAGGCCGCGCGTCTGGCCGGCATGCCCTGGTGCGGCACCATGAGCTTCGACACCGCCGGACGCACGATGATGGGCGTCACCTCCTCCGGTCTGGCCGATCTGGTCGAGAAACTGCCCTGTCCGCCGCTGGCCTTCGGCGCCAATTGCGGTGTCGGGGCCTCCGATCTGCTGCGCACCGTTCTGGGATTTGCCGCCTCGGGCAGCGAGCGGCCGGTCATCGCCAAGGGCAATGCGGGCATTCCGCGCTATGTCGACGGCCATATCCATTACGACGGCACGCCCGAGCTGATGGCCGATTATGCGGTGCTCGCCCGCGATTGCGGCGCCACCATCATCGGCGGCTGCTGCGGCACCACGCCCGAGCACCTGAAGGCCATGCGCGCGGCGCTGGAAACCCGGCCCAGAGGCGCCCGCCCCAGCCTCGACGAAATCACCGAGCGGCTCGGCGGGTTCTCGTCGGCCTCGGATGGCACCGGCGAGGGCGAGAGCCCGGCCCGCGCGCCGCGTCGGCGCCGCCGGAGCTAG
- the purS gene encoding phosphoribosylformylglycinamidine synthase subunit PurS — protein sequence MKARVHVMLKDGVLDPQGEAVRHALGALGFEGVGGVRQGKVIDLDIEATDRPEAEARVREMCEKLLANTVIERYDIEIV from the coding sequence ATGAAGGCCCGCGTTCATGTCATGCTGAAGGACGGCGTGCTCGACCCGCAGGGCGAGGCCGTGCGCCACGCGCTGGGGGCGCTCGGTTTCGAGGGGGTCGGCGGCGTCCGGCAGGGCAAGGTGATCGATCTCGATATCGAGGCGACCGACAGGCCCGAGGCCGAGGCGCGGGTGCGCGAGATGTGCGAGAAGCTGCTCGCGAACACTGTGATCGAACGCTACGACATCGAGATCGTCTGA
- a CDS encoding corrinoid protein yields the protein MANEDDDIVLAELPDEELVPQMQDDLYDGLREEVVEGVEILLSRGWAPYRVLTEALVSGMTVVGRDFRDGILFVPEVLLAANAMKGGMGILKPLLAETGAPRMGKMVIGTVKGDIHDIGKNLVAMMMEGAGFEVVDIGINTDVDGYLAALETEQPDILGMSALLTTTMPYMKTVIDTLAAKGIREDYIVLVGGAPLNEEFGRAIGADAYCRDAAVAVETAKTFVARKHNRAVAS from the coding sequence ATGGCCAACGAAGACGACGACATCGTTCTGGCAGAGCTGCCGGACGAAGAACTGGTCCCGCAAATGCAGGACGATCTTTACGACGGGCTCAGGGAGGAGGTCGTCGAAGGGGTCGAGATCCTGTTGTCGCGCGGCTGGGCACCCTACCGGGTGCTGACCGAAGCGCTGGTTTCGGGCATGACCGTCGTCGGTCGCGATTTCCGCGACGGGATCCTCTTCGTGCCCGAGGTGCTGCTGGCGGCCAATGCCATGAAGGGCGGCATGGGCATCCTAAAGCCGCTGCTGGCCGAAACCGGCGCGCCGCGCATGGGCAAGATGGTGATCGGCACCGTCAAGGGCGACATCCACGACATCGGCAAGAACCTCGTCGCGATGATGATGGAGGGCGCCGGGTTCGAGGTCGTCGATATCGGCATCAACACCGATGTGGACGGCTATCTCGCCGCGCTGGAAACCGAACAGCCGGACATCCTGGGCATGTCGGCGCTGCTGACGACCACCATGCCCTACATGAAAACGGTGATCGACACGCTGGCCGCCAAGGGCATCCGCGAGGATTACATCGTGCTGGTGGGCGGGGCGCCCCTGAACGAGGAATTCGGCCGCGCCATCGGAGCCGATGCCTATTGTCGCGACGCCGCCGTCGCGGTCGAGACCGCCAAGACCTTCGTCGCGCGCAAGCATAACCGCGCCGTTGCCAGCTGA